A region of the Silene latifolia isolate original U9 population chromosome 9, ASM4854445v1, whole genome shotgun sequence genome:
tttgggacaactcctcctataatgccccttcccattacaatggaaacattcggcctcggagagcttgacactttttgccttgggattgccattcacaacggccttcccctttcccttgtcaattttctttgacgatttcttgaattgggacttttctttcccttttcctttcttgactccaagagacatgttctttaacttcatggttaaaacatctcccttttcactcccactagcctccatatccctctccgcttgggtgaggagtgcatgaatttcatggtaactcttatccataccattcatgttgtagtttaccctaaagtgggcaaacttggtggggagtgagtgaaggatacgatccaccacaagagttttaggaatcttacaccctagacgctctaggatgtcaacatattcgaccattttaaggacatggggaccaaccttttggcccctctcaagcttagcttcaaagaagcgtgccgccgcatcgtattgacggactttaggtgtttgtgaaaacatagtgatcatacgagtgaatatctcgtaagcatttaaagaaatgcatgatagcttgaggtttggcgatattgaccatatcaacacattcttgatatcattcaacatcctcacatagtcatcatgggcggtccgcaccgccgatgaagctcttgcaccgggctcaataggaggagcatcggtcaagtaagtgagcacattgtcggacaacgcggcacttttgatgttggattcccattcaagaaagttactaccgtcatcttttaaaatacatttgtccattacggaccttagccatgaatctttgcctagtgaagtagtcgatggagttgatgaagttgccattgcgaattaaaatgctacaacaaaaaggaaaattaacattcattgttttaaaaaaaaaaaaaaaaaaaaattacttgtaaaaacatgtttagcaagttttagcatttatataatgacctctcactaaattatataaatgattccaagacccaaatattaaacaaaaatgagcatcgcttgggcgaaacatcccataattgcgtaaattcggtaagtcacgttgactaattctacctctagaactcttggtcgacaaatttcctcaaatttatctactagccccggaacacaagaccgtcttatatcccgttgagtccaaccaattttggcgtgtgataaccgcttaccaccctacttacccaaggtaaaaagagaacaccccgcttgggcgagcgtggctctaatgaacaagagattcataggtgttactaattggtaaggctaatctcaattttagttatgtgagagatcttgtcaatttagtcataaattccttataagtgaattaatttggTGAatataaatgacgtgaattgacaatcgcgaaaaagaatatgcatgtgaatggcgattttggcatgcgcgaaaataaaacaagcaaacatgtaagcatatgattaaatcctagtatggcctcctagttaataaacaactagtctattacacttcggaaaccaactccttggtcccttgcctcttcattccttaagtggctcttccttgtgggatttggaacaccttccaaaaatagactccgtctcgttgtaatccgtcttttggaaacgccggtaaaataattattacaaatgaattacatagctattcctattatacattaattaataaaatgaataaaactattaattaa
Encoded here:
- the LOC141598347 gene encoding uncharacterized protein LOC141598347, which codes for MATSSTPSTTSLGKDSWLRSVMDKCILKDDGSNFLEWESNIKSAALSDNVLTYLTDAPPIEPGARASSAVRTAHDDYVRMLNDIKNVLIWSISPNLKLSCISLNAYEIFTRMITMFSQTPKVRQYDAAARFFEAKLERGQKVGPHVLKMVEYVDILERLGCKIPKTLVVDRILHSLPTKFAHFRVNYNMNGMDKSYHEIHALLTQAERDMEASGSEKGDVLTMKLKNMSLGVKKGKGKEKSQFKKSSKKIDKGKGKAVVNGNPKAKSVKLSEAECFHCNGKGHYRRSCPKYLEDLKEGRVTPIGYKGRASTSKR